The following proteins come from a genomic window of Legionella cherrii:
- a CDS encoding TolC family protein, producing the protein MLKKITLLILLLMGLLSCTKRVEQPIFSPPDQFPSSTKNYKPVNDLPYVAWWQQFHDDELNQLIETGLRNNMDIHIALGNLQQAQGELQQVKLSWIPLVQIFAGYSTNPALGAPGAFFGVWPYYFLNIMKLYTQQKQVTYNVQYRLAAIEATRLTLIAQIASAYFTLIAQLEQLRLLQQLDDDLKSLVKLSEGEIKIGLENEITLSQLQTDEQLVAAQIKPVLHNIVFSENALRYLINANPGKVKTKHNFSKIDFSRFKPGSLPATVLNNRPDLKMAQYALKASHEGVKVAYSDFFPGLQLDDFLGDVHQPDGHFAQASDAYVNWTIPPSSLGKIAASKGAYNARVSEFNKTVKRILREVDSDYSANRRMNEKFVAYLRAEKNYRHKYKLQQGLLNTGLLSYKELLQSKIYLDNLALSTNQAKLELAMSLVILYQDLAGGYAHSK; encoded by the coding sequence ATGTTAAAAAAAATAACTCTTTTGATATTATTGTTAATGGGATTGTTAAGCTGCACTAAACGGGTTGAACAGCCAATCTTCTCACCACCTGATCAATTTCCTTCCAGTACTAAGAATTATAAGCCGGTAAATGATTTACCCTATGTTGCCTGGTGGCAGCAGTTTCACGATGACGAGTTAAATCAATTGATTGAGACTGGCTTGAGGAACAATATGGACATTCATATTGCTCTAGGAAACTTACAACAAGCACAAGGTGAATTACAGCAAGTTAAGCTGAGTTGGATACCTCTAGTACAAATATTTGCTGGTTATTCGACAAACCCCGCACTTGGGGCGCCTGGGGCATTTTTTGGGGTATGGCCCTATTATTTTTTAAATATTATGAAGCTTTATACGCAACAAAAACAAGTGACGTACAATGTTCAATATCGTCTCGCTGCAATTGAAGCAACACGTCTGACATTAATCGCTCAAATAGCATCCGCCTATTTCACATTAATCGCTCAATTAGAACAATTGAGATTATTACAACAATTAGATGATGACTTAAAATCACTCGTTAAATTGAGCGAAGGAGAAATTAAGATTGGATTGGAAAATGAAATCACTCTGAGCCAATTGCAAACCGATGAACAACTTGTTGCCGCTCAGATTAAACCTGTTTTGCATAATATCGTATTCAGTGAAAATGCACTTCGATATTTGATTAATGCAAATCCGGGGAAAGTTAAAACGAAGCATAACTTCTCAAAAATTGATTTTTCTCGCTTTAAACCTGGCAGCTTACCTGCTACGGTATTAAATAATCGTCCTGATTTGAAAATGGCTCAATATGCATTAAAAGCTTCTCATGAAGGAGTTAAAGTGGCTTACAGCGATTTTTTCCCTGGATTGCAACTCGATGACTTTCTTGGTGACGTACATCAACCCGATGGTCATTTTGCTCAGGCATCTGATGCCTACGTTAATTGGACTATTCCACCAAGTTCTCTTGGTAAAATTGCAGCAAGCAAAGGAGCTTATAATGCTCGAGTTTCCGAATTTAATAAAACAGTGAAACGAATTTTAAGAGAAGTTGATAGCGATTATTCTGCCAATAGACGCATGAATGAAAAATTTGTGGCTTATTTGCGCGCTGAAAAAAATTATCGCCATAAATATAAATTGCAACAAGGCCTGCTCAATACAGGGCTTCTTTCTTACAAAGAATTATTACAAAGCAAAATCTATTTAGATAACTTGGCACTCTCAACAAATCAAGCTAAATTGGAACTTGCTATGTCATTGGTTATTTTGTATCAAGACTTGGCTGGAGGATATGCTCACAGTAAATAG